A single Rhizobium sp. NRK18 DNA region contains:
- a CDS encoding HAD-IA family hydrolase: MQLTQFKVMTFDVVGTLIDFESGVLNAVRALGGEKAAKATDDEIFEPYKRGRDKFYGRSSFAMKDVYLSLAAETGFKSDDATADAFQLAVLRWPAFADSVEALARLRKNFRLVAMTNADRTAFSAYSDTLGNPFHDSVTCDETGCAKPNPQFFAFNKGRQSAFGFKQSEILHVAQSQHHDIGVARELGYTTCWIERRQGQQGFGGTPEPKVLTKPDFHFSTLKQLADAVDAELAAGPKAVAAA, encoded by the coding sequence ATGCAACTCACGCAATTCAAGGTCATGACCTTCGACGTGGTCGGCACTTTGATCGATTTCGAAAGCGGCGTGCTCAACGCGGTCCGCGCGCTGGGCGGCGAAAAGGCCGCCAAGGCGACGGACGACGAAATTTTCGAGCCCTATAAGCGCGGTCGTGACAAGTTCTACGGGCGCTCCTCCTTCGCCATGAAGGACGTCTACCTGTCGCTCGCGGCAGAGACGGGCTTCAAGAGCGACGATGCGACCGCCGACGCCTTCCAGCTCGCCGTTCTGCGCTGGCCGGCTTTCGCTGATTCCGTCGAGGCGCTGGCCCGCCTGCGCAAGAATTTCCGCCTCGTCGCCATGACCAATGCCGACCGGACCGCATTCTCGGCCTATTCCGACACGCTCGGCAATCCGTTCCACGACAGCGTCACCTGCGACGAGACCGGTTGCGCCAAGCCCAATCCGCAGTTCTTCGCCTTCAACAAGGGACGCCAGTCCGCCTTCGGCTTCAAGCAGTCGGAAATCCTGCATGTCGCCCAGAGCCAGCATCACGACATCGGCGTTGCCCGCGAACTCGGCTACACGACCTGCTGGATCGAGCGTCGCCAGGGCCAGCAGGGTTTCGGCGGCACGCCGGAGCCGAAGGTTCTGACCAAGCCCGATTTCCACTTCTCCACGCTCAAGCAGCTGGCCGATGCGGTCGATGCCGAGCTTGCCGCCGGTCCGAAGGCGGTGGCGGCGGCCTGA
- a CDS encoding ABC transporter ATP-binding protein yields MVEQIDKERVGVSIRQATKTYGGFRALDNVSLDVAPGEFVSVLGPSGSGKTTLLGILGGFVQPTSGEIWLGNRDITFEPPHKREIGIVFQNYALFPHMSVGENITFPLRARRLPKSTWPEKLKSALEMVELAGYENRKIHELSGGQRQRVALARAMIFEPGLILMDEPLSALDKQLRETMQIELKRLHKRLGATIVYVTHDQREALTMSDRVAIMNKGKLEQVDTPERLHDRPANAFVAGFIGEATLLPVQRESEDSVRLDGQVLRTAHGVPGGSALHLVVHSEKLVQADGTEPADCNRLTGTVAETLYQGESVRVFVRLDNGHELSFRLPSNHAGRAQMKSPGEAITLALHPEDTVIVPEAG; encoded by the coding sequence ATGGTTGAACAAATCGACAAGGAACGCGTCGGCGTTTCCATCAGGCAGGCGACGAAGACCTACGGAGGCTTTCGAGCGCTCGACAATGTCAGTCTTGATGTCGCGCCCGGTGAGTTCGTTTCGGTTCTCGGGCCATCCGGCTCCGGCAAGACGACCCTGCTCGGAATCCTCGGCGGCTTCGTGCAGCCGACCTCCGGAGAGATCTGGCTGGGCAATCGTGACATTACATTTGAGCCGCCGCACAAGCGGGAAATCGGTATCGTCTTCCAGAACTATGCGCTGTTCCCGCATATGAGTGTCGGCGAGAACATAACCTTTCCACTGCGGGCGCGCCGCCTGCCGAAATCGACCTGGCCGGAAAAGCTGAAATCCGCGCTCGAAATGGTCGAACTGGCGGGATACGAGAACCGCAAGATCCACGAACTCTCCGGTGGCCAGCGCCAGCGCGTCGCACTTGCCCGTGCAATGATCTTCGAACCCGGGCTGATCCTGATGGACGAGCCGTTGTCGGCCCTCGACAAGCAGCTGCGCGAGACCATGCAGATCGAGCTGAAGCGCCTGCACAAGCGTCTCGGCGCGACGATCGTCTACGTCACGCACGATCAGCGCGAGGCGCTGACGATGAGCGACCGCGTGGCAATTATGAACAAGGGCAAGCTGGAGCAGGTCGATACGCCCGAGCGTCTGCACGACCGTCCCGCCAATGCCTTTGTCGCCGGCTTCATCGGCGAGGCGACCTTGCTGCCGGTCCAACGCGAAAGCGAAGACAGCGTGCGTCTCGACGGTCAGGTGCTCAGGACGGCGCACGGCGTGCCGGGCGGCTCGGCACTGCATCTCGTCGTCCATTCCGAAAAGCTCGTGCAGGCCGACGGCACAGAGCCTGCCGACTGTAACCGGCTTACGGGCACCGTCGCCGAAACGCTTTACCAGGGGGAAAGCGTCCGCGTCTTCGTCAGACTCGATAACGGCCATGAACTGAGTTTCAGGCTGCCCAGCAACCATGCTGGCCGCGCGCAGATGAAATCGCCAGGTGAGGCGATCACGCTGGCGCTCCATCCCGAAGACACCGTCATCGTCCCCGAAGCGGGCTGA
- a CDS encoding NAD(P)/FAD-dependent oxidoreductase, whose protein sequence is MTASNPPYPDIQSLWQETASSRPAFDRLSGGHRFDIAIIGGGYTGLSTARYLARRGLSAVVLEANRIGWGASGRNGGVVSGKFRLSFAEIAARHGIDTARRMHDLGIEAIDHVGELVSDYSIAAADYQASGSLRCAHNQVSLDGLKTEVEWLRGTLGDNACTILSPAEMEVETGSRDFVGGMLNTHGGIIHPLNFALGLAAGLKAEGIAIHETSPVTAIRRDRDGVVLELPDGTVTARQVVIATNSYSDLTPATSAVRKSIIPFRSAMIATEPLTGTAGEGLLSKGRSYTETRRMMRWFRKAGDRLMYGGRGAFGKTDSESAFAALQTAMVRQFPELRSVSVTHRWSGLVAMTMDSIPHLGRLDDRVVYAMGYNGTGVAMSSNMGRHVAALVAGETPDLGLLTAGPLKPVPFYPIREPAVRLVAGWYQFLDAIGR, encoded by the coding sequence ATGACCGCAAGCAATCCTCCCTATCCCGACATTCAGTCCCTGTGGCAGGAGACGGCGTCCAGCCGTCCGGCCTTTGACCGGCTGTCGGGCGGTCATCGGTTCGACATCGCCATCATCGGCGGCGGCTATACCGGCCTGTCGACGGCCCGCTATCTTGCCCGCCGCGGACTTTCCGCGGTGGTGCTGGAGGCGAACCGGATCGGCTGGGGCGCAAGCGGCCGCAATGGCGGCGTCGTCTCGGGAAAGTTCCGGCTGTCCTTCGCCGAGATCGCCGCGCGCCACGGCATCGACACCGCCCGGCGCATGCACGATCTCGGCATCGAGGCGATCGACCATGTGGGCGAGCTTGTATCGGACTACAGCATTGCGGCCGCGGACTATCAGGCCTCCGGCTCGCTGCGTTGCGCCCACAATCAGGTCTCCCTCGACGGGCTGAAGACGGAAGTCGAGTGGTTGCGCGGAACGCTCGGCGATAACGCCTGCACGATCCTCTCGCCTGCGGAGATGGAAGTCGAGACCGGCTCGCGCGACTTCGTCGGCGGCATGCTCAACACTCATGGCGGTATCATCCATCCGCTGAACTTCGCGCTCGGACTGGCCGCCGGGCTGAAGGCGGAGGGCATCGCCATTCACGAGACGTCGCCGGTGACAGCGATCCGGCGAGACCGGGATGGCGTCGTTCTCGAGCTTCCTGACGGCACGGTGACGGCCCGCCAGGTCGTCATCGCCACCAATTCCTATTCCGATCTCACACCGGCGACGTCAGCCGTCCGCAAATCCATCATTCCGTTCCGTTCGGCGATGATTGCCACAGAGCCGCTGACCGGCACGGCCGGCGAGGGGCTCCTGTCCAAGGGGCGCAGCTACACCGAGACGCGCCGTATGATGCGCTGGTTCCGAAAGGCCGGAGACCGGTTGATGTATGGCGGCCGCGGCGCATTCGGCAAGACCGATTCCGAAAGCGCCTTCGCAGCGCTGCAGACCGCCATGGTCCGGCAGTTTCCGGAGCTTCGATCGGTTTCCGTGACGCATCGCTGGTCCGGTCTGGTGGCGATGACCATGGACAGCATTCCCCATCTCGGCCGCCTTGACGACCGCGTGGTCTACGCCATGGGCTACAACGGCACCGGCGTCGCCATGTCGTCGAACATGGGCCGCCACGTCGCCGCTCTGGTGGCCGGCGAGACACCTGATCTCGGCCTTCTGACCGCGGGTCCTCTGAAACCCGTTCCATTCTATCCCATCAGGGAACCAGCCGTCCGGCTTGTCGCCGGCTGGTACCAGTTCCTGGATGCAATCGGGCGCTAA
- a CDS encoding RidA family protein: MSGHIDIMTDRAPAPAGHYVQAKMAGQHLYISGQLPIRPDGKPLDNDAFETQAERAIDNMLAILETAGGTVADLVRVTAYIVGVDNWPLFNQVYARRLGDAKPARTVVPVPELHYGYLVEIDAIAVVAASSSDTE, encoded by the coding sequence ATGTCCGGGCATATCGACATAATGACGGATCGGGCGCCGGCCCCGGCAGGCCATTATGTGCAGGCGAAGATGGCCGGTCAGCACCTCTACATTTCCGGCCAACTGCCGATCCGTCCGGATGGCAAGCCGCTCGACAATGACGCGTTCGAGACCCAGGCCGAGCGGGCGATCGACAACATGCTGGCAATTCTGGAAACTGCGGGCGGGACGGTCGCCGATCTGGTCAGGGTGACCGCCTATATTGTCGGTGTCGACAACTGGCCATTGTTCAATCAGGTGTATGCGCGCCGGTTGGGTGACGCGAAGCCTGCGCGCACCGTCGTTCCCGTTCCAGAACTCCATTATGGATACCTGGTCGAAATTGACGCCATTGCCGTTGTCGCGGCATCGTCTTCCGACACGGAATAA
- a CDS encoding LysR family transcriptional regulator yields the protein MPYLRRSLPSMNGLFTFEAAARCGSFSRAADELNVTPAAVSRMMARLEEHLDTTLFLRQPGGVSLTEAGQLLFDAIARGFAGIESALREIEDRRTGIETVSLSVSTGFTTHWMMPRMAEFKKEFPAVDLRFQLVMGALSGPVNDVDLGMRFVDGPDDRHEAAFLMPEILLPICSPGYIDSHAGSGAGISRVPDTTINLSDAQPDWSKLFMPATDGEALNSMIFSDYAIVVQAALLGQGVALGWLNVVAHWLKTRALVPAREQLMITGRKSHLVRLRDKPARAIVGKVQDWLIAELRADATAVGALYPSLNIDIGTSPGAAN from the coding sequence ATGCCATATCTTCGACGTTCCCTTCCCTCCATGAATGGCCTCTTTACTTTCGAGGCGGCCGCGCGCTGCGGAAGTTTCTCCCGTGCGGCGGACGAATTGAACGTCACACCGGCAGCGGTGAGCCGGATGATGGCGCGCCTCGAGGAACATCTTGATACCACTCTGTTTCTTCGTCAGCCGGGCGGCGTATCGCTGACCGAGGCCGGTCAATTGCTGTTCGATGCGATTGCCCGCGGCTTTGCCGGCATCGAGAGCGCACTGCGCGAGATCGAGGATCGCCGCACCGGCATCGAGACGGTCTCGCTCTCCGTCTCCACCGGTTTCACGACCCATTGGATGATGCCGCGCATGGCCGAATTCAAGAAGGAGTTCCCGGCAGTGGATCTCCGGTTCCAGCTGGTGATGGGCGCGCTCTCCGGGCCGGTCAACGACGTCGATCTCGGCATGCGGTTTGTCGATGGACCGGACGACCGGCACGAGGCGGCCTTCCTGATGCCGGAAATCCTGCTGCCGATCTGCAGCCCCGGCTATATCGACAGCCACGCCGGCTCCGGTGCCGGCATCAGCCGGGTGCCGGACACGACCATCAATCTCAGTGACGCGCAACCGGACTGGTCAAAGCTGTTCATGCCTGCCACCGACGGCGAGGCCCTGAATTCGATGATCTTCTCGGACTACGCGATCGTCGTCCAGGCCGCACTTCTTGGCCAGGGCGTGGCGCTCGGCTGGCTCAATGTCGTCGCCCACTGGCTGAAGACCCGGGCGCTGGTGCCCGCCCGCGAACAACTGATGATCACGGGAAGGAAATCTCACCTTGTCAGGCTGCGTGACAAGCCGGCGCGCGCGATCGTCGGCAAGGTGCAAGACTGGTTGATCGCCGAACTCAGGGCGGACGCCACGGCAGTCGGCGCCCTGTATCCGTCGCTGAACATCGATATCGGGACAAGCCCCGGCGCCGCCAACTGA